From Chloroflexota bacterium, a single genomic window includes:
- a CDS encoding AI-2E family transporter, with translation MNYLRLRTILLVLGIVVASIWLLQFLWGLVGNFAALVVTLLLAWIINLIALEPVRFMRRFRIPRLLAATIVYLVIAGITALSAFFILPPLFAEIGRAAGNLSAGTANATQILENLHAQLLQWGVPQDTVTEVVTGFNAQIITLGQDIAAGILASTGAVLGGLGLAILTLIISFYILLGWDMNLQRLRRELPAEWRARFDRGIRSAERTFGGWLGGQAVASTIWGGAVILIFFIADMPFGLLVAVATGLLMFIPFVGLAAGIGLPIVMALTIRVDLAIWVGISVAVLSLVIENIVKPRVMGTALGVNPLVVILSVIIGGVAAGFWGIVFGIPIGALIWTFVRWGALEVLHAQARLHEHPDEAAPQPAVAAAEEADGANGAPLPEEAKEPSQGVRA, from the coding sequence GTGAACTACCTGCGTCTGCGGACGATCCTGCTCGTTCTGGGGATCGTTGTCGCCAGCATTTGGCTCTTGCAGTTCCTGTGGGGTCTTGTCGGGAACTTCGCGGCCCTGGTGGTGACGCTGCTGCTGGCCTGGATCATCAACCTCATCGCGCTGGAGCCCGTGCGGTTCATGCGCCGCTTCCGGATACCGCGATTGCTCGCGGCCACCATCGTCTATCTCGTGATCGCCGGTATCACGGCCCTTTCCGCCTTTTTCATCCTGCCGCCGCTGTTCGCCGAAATCGGACGGGCAGCCGGCAACCTGTCCGCGGGTACCGCGAACGCCACGCAAATCCTTGAGAATCTGCACGCCCAGCTCCTGCAATGGGGCGTGCCGCAGGACACCGTGACCGAGGTGGTCACCGGCTTCAATGCGCAGATCATCACCCTCGGCCAGGACATTGCCGCTGGAATCCTGGCGTCGACGGGAGCGGTTCTCGGCGGGCTTGGTCTGGCCATCCTGACCTTGATCATCTCGTTCTACATCCTGCTGGGATGGGACATGAATTTGCAGCGGCTGCGCCGCGAATTGCCCGCGGAGTGGCGGGCGCGATTCGACCGGGGCATTCGCTCCGCCGAGCGCACGTTCGGCGGCTGGCTGGGCGGCCAGGCGGTGGCGTCGACCATTTGGGGCGGTGCGGTGATCCTGATCTTCTTCATCGCCGACATGCCGTTCGGCCTGCTGGTTGCCGTCGCCACGGGCTTGCTCATGTTCATCCCGTTCGTTGGCCTGGCGGCCGGCATCGGGCTCCCCATCGTGATGGCCCTGACCATTCGCGTCGATCTGGCGATCTGGGTTGGCATCAGCGTGGCGGTGCTCTCGCTCGTCATCGAGAACATCGTCAAGCCGCGGGTCATGGGCACCGCCCTCGGGGTCAATCCGCTGGTCGTGATTTTGAGCGTGATCATCGGTGGAGTAGCGGCGGGTTTCTGGGGCATCGTGTTCGGCATTCCAATCGGCGCCTTGATCTGGACGTTTGTGCGCTGGGGCGCCCTCGAGGTGCTCCACGCGCAAGCCCGCCTGCATGAGCACCCGGACGAGGCGGCGCCGCAGCCGGCTGTAGCGGCGGCGGAGGAAGCCGACGGGGCCAACGGCGCGCCGCTGCCCGAAGAGGCCAAAGAGCCTTCGCAAGGGGTTCGCGCATAA
- a CDS encoding ABC transporter ATP-binding protein has product MDLLIPQVIARVIDEGIGAGDRARLAALVGLTAALIFVRGAGFFFTRMTMRVYETRVASRMRLDFYAHLQRLPFSYYDRVDSGDIITRAVSDLNRARMFAGVGVTETVRILGLYIAIIVGMALTSATLTLMIVPVLVVLAGMSVWYGSVVRPMWQRIQQQQAAVTRVLSENLNGVRVVKAFAKENAEIEDFDRAAGGLFDLSMRPARLRARLMPAMLAVAGIGTVIVLGVGGRLALEGTVSVGVLVAFYYYFARLIPPTQQLGFVVQRIAIAIASGGRVFELLDEPVRIASPPDGHAPDRVAGRVELDGVNLAYGRREPVLRDVSAKVSAGSVIGIVGPTGSGKSSLVQLIPRYYDATTGTVRLDGVDVRQFDLATLRRQVAIVPQDAMLFSDTVRNNIAFGDPAADTDRIVAAARDAQALDFIEDLPEGFDTVVGERGVGLSGGQRQRVTIARALLTEAPVLILDDATASVDTETERRIQDALRSRAQGRTTFVISQRVSSVESADQILVIEDGRVTDRGTHDELAARPGFYRGLVQRQRRSALSAQDSRRAAAVTDEQ; this is encoded by the coding sequence ATGGACCTGCTGATACCCCAGGTCATCGCGCGCGTCATCGACGAGGGCATCGGGGCCGGCGACCGGGCGCGCCTCGCCGCGCTGGTGGGGCTGACCGCCGCGCTCATCTTCGTGCGCGGTGCCGGGTTCTTCTTCACCCGCATGACCATGCGGGTGTACGAAACGCGGGTGGCGTCCCGCATGCGCCTCGACTTCTACGCGCACCTGCAGCGCCTGCCGTTCAGCTACTACGACCGCGTGGACAGCGGCGACATCATCACCCGAGCCGTCAGCGATCTGAACCGCGCCCGAATGTTCGCCGGCGTGGGCGTGACCGAGACGGTGCGCATTCTCGGGCTTTACATCGCAATCATCGTGGGCATGGCTCTCACCAGCGCCACGCTGACGCTGATGATCGTTCCCGTGCTCGTGGTCCTGGCGGGCATGTCGGTGTGGTACGGGAGCGTGGTGCGGCCCATGTGGCAGCGCATTCAGCAGCAGCAGGCCGCCGTGACCCGGGTGCTCTCGGAGAACCTCAACGGCGTGCGGGTGGTGAAGGCATTTGCCAAGGAGAACGCCGAAATCGAGGACTTCGACCGCGCGGCCGGAGGGCTGTTCGACCTTTCCATGCGTCCCGCGCGGCTGCGCGCGCGGCTGATGCCGGCCATGCTGGCCGTCGCCGGCATCGGCACGGTCATCGTCCTCGGCGTCGGCGGACGCCTGGCGCTCGAAGGCACGGTGTCCGTCGGAGTGCTGGTGGCCTTCTACTACTACTTTGCCCGGCTGATTCCACCCACGCAGCAGCTGGGATTCGTGGTGCAGCGCATCGCCATCGCCATCGCCTCGGGCGGTCGCGTGTTCGAGCTGCTGGATGAACCCGTGCGCATTGCCTCGCCGCCGGACGGTCACGCGCCGGACCGGGTGGCCGGCCGGGTTGAGCTCGACGGCGTGAATCTCGCCTACGGACGCCGGGAGCCCGTGCTGCGCGATGTCAGCGCCAAGGTGTCGGCAGGCTCGGTCATCGGGATCGTGGGGCCCACAGGGTCCGGCAAGAGCAGCTTGGTGCAGCTCATTCCGCGTTACTACGACGCGACCACGGGCACGGTGCGCCTCGACGGCGTCGACGTGCGCCAATTCGACCTGGCAACCCTTCGGCGGCAGGTGGCCATCGTCCCGCAGGACGCCATGCTGTTCTCGGACACCGTGCGAAACAACATCGCCTTTGGCGATCCCGCGGCCGACACGGATCGCATCGTCGCCGCCGCGCGCGACGCCCAAGCGCTCGATTTCATCGAAGACTTGCCCGAGGGCTTCGACACCGTCGTCGGGGAGCGCGGCGTGGGACTCAGCGGCGGCCAGCGGCAGCGGGTGACCATCGCCCGCGCGCTGCTCACCGAGGCGCCGGTGTTGATTCTCGACGACGCAACAGCCAGCGTGGACACCGAGACTGAACGCCGCATCCAGGACGCCCTGCGGTCCCGGGCACAGGGGCGCACCACGTTCGTCATTTCCCAGCGAGTCAGCTCCGTCGAAAGCGCCGATCAGATACTCGTCATCGAGGATGGCCGCGTGACCGACCGCGGCACGCACGACGAGCTGGCCGCCCGCCCAGGCTTCTATCGCGGCCTTGTGCAGCGGCAGCGTCGCTCCGCACTCAGTGCCCAAGACTCCCGGCGCGCGGCCGCCGTTACGGACGAGCAGTAG
- a CDS encoding ABC transporter ATP-binding protein: MSGADARGTFAEESAEVPGLGARVARRLLGLLATDRRRMSIALTALLAVAGFGVLQPIIIGRAIDDGVLANDGSVLLFAVVAYAAVTLGHGLALGVQRQLTARLGNQLLHRLRTGVFRQYQRLSLGFFDRQITGRLISRVVSDIEAIGEVLTEGVLGAAADVAMLVGILVAMSLLSWQLTLLCLVVTPLLYLSARLVAALARRWYRTMRARTSTLNGVLAESVLGMRITQAFAREAVNLERFDVVNQSQLQAQFRTFAISSATVPVVEVFTAVATGLVLWFGGSFVIDGVDGLTVGLVATFALFIERFFAPIQELAARYETLQGALASGERVFEILDIEPEITDAPDARDLGVIRGEIRFRQVNFGYDPETPVLHDFELHARPGDMIALVGATGAGKTTAINLLFRLYDVTSGSITVDGHDVRHVTQRSLRQRMALVLQEPTLFSGSIHDNIAYGRPTASRNEVVAAAQAVGLHDFVDSLPFGYDTQVEERGGGLSIGQRQLVSFARALLLDPRVLVLDEATSAVDAQTEAYIQRGLETLMAGRTAIVIAHRLSTVQRATEIVVLEHGRIVERGTHDELLDHGGLYHGLHTLGLGTMDELDSAAARRAARGS, translated from the coding sequence ATGAGCGGCGCGGACGCCCGGGGAACGTTTGCCGAGGAGTCGGCGGAAGTTCCCGGCCTCGGCGCCCGCGTGGCCCGGCGGCTGCTCGGACTGCTGGCCACCGACCGCCGGCGCATGAGCATCGCGCTCACGGCGCTCCTTGCGGTCGCCGGGTTTGGCGTGCTGCAGCCCATCATCATCGGGCGCGCGATCGACGACGGCGTTCTGGCAAACGATGGGAGCGTGCTTCTATTTGCCGTCGTCGCCTATGCGGCGGTGACGCTCGGCCACGGACTCGCCCTCGGCGTCCAGCGTCAGTTGACTGCGCGCCTGGGGAACCAGCTGCTGCATCGCCTGCGCACGGGGGTCTTTCGACAGTATCAGCGCCTCTCGCTTGGATTCTTCGACCGCCAGATCACCGGACGCCTGATCAGCCGCGTCGTATCGGACATCGAAGCGATCGGCGAGGTGCTCACCGAAGGCGTGCTTGGCGCCGCGGCCGACGTGGCCATGCTGGTCGGCATCCTGGTGGCCATGAGCCTGCTGAGCTGGCAGCTCACCCTGCTGTGCCTGGTAGTCACGCCGCTGCTCTACCTCAGCGCCCGGCTCGTGGCCGCCTTGGCGCGCCGGTGGTACCGAACCATGCGAGCCCGCACGTCCACGCTCAACGGCGTGCTCGCCGAGTCGGTGCTCGGCATGCGCATCACGCAGGCCTTCGCTCGAGAGGCGGTGAATCTCGAGCGCTTCGACGTGGTCAACCAGTCGCAGCTCCAGGCGCAGTTCCGCACCTTCGCCATCTCCTCCGCCACCGTGCCCGTGGTCGAGGTGTTCACCGCCGTCGCCACCGGCCTGGTGCTCTGGTTTGGCGGCAGCTTCGTGATCGACGGAGTTGACGGACTGACGGTGGGTCTGGTCGCCACGTTCGCGCTGTTCATCGAGCGCTTCTTTGCCCCAATCCAGGAGCTCGCCGCACGCTACGAAACGCTGCAGGGCGCCCTGGCCTCGGGTGAGCGCGTCTTCGAGATCCTGGATATCGAACCGGAGATCACCGACGCCCCCGACGCGCGAGACCTCGGGGTCATCAGGGGCGAGATTCGCTTCAGGCAGGTGAACTTTGGTTACGACCCCGAGACACCCGTGCTCCACGATTTCGAGCTGCACGCGCGTCCGGGGGACATGATCGCGCTCGTCGGGGCGACCGGCGCCGGCAAGACCACGGCCATCAACCTACTGTTTCGCCTCTACGACGTGACGTCAGGCTCGATCACGGTTGACGGTCACGACGTGCGCCACGTCACTCAGCGATCGCTCCGACAGCGCATGGCCCTGGTGCTACAGGAGCCGACGCTCTTCAGCGGGAGTATCCACGACAACATTGCCTATGGCCGACCGACGGCGTCTCGCAACGAAGTGGTCGCCGCGGCGCAAGCGGTTGGACTGCACGACTTCGTGGACTCGCTGCCGTTTGGCTATGACACGCAGGTCGAAGAGCGCGGCGGCGGCCTCTCCATTGGGCAGCGGCAACTGGTGTCGTTCGCTCGAGCGCTGCTGCTGGACCCGCGCGTGCTCGTGTTGGACGAGGCGACCAGCGCCGTGGACGCCCAGACCGAGGCGTACATTCAGCGCGGCCTCGAGACGCTCATGGCCGGCCGCACGGCCATCGTGATCGCCCACCGCCTCTCAACGGTGCAGCGGGCAACGGAGATCGTCGTGCTGGAACACGGGCGAATCGTGGAGCGCGGCACGCACGACGAGCTGCTCGATCACGGCGGCTTGTATCACGGCCTGCATACGCTGGGGCTTGGCACGATGGACGAGCTCGACAGCGCCGCCGCCCGGCGCGCGGCCAGGGGGTCATGA
- a CDS encoding alpha/beta fold hydrolase — translation MTVPDRWDPIPAPLEHLIAPPRTDSESYALLVLLHGRGADAHDLLPLANELGSADLLVVSPQAPYALPGPFGMGYAWYDMHDIGDPDPLTFEPSLIRLREFLDAVVAGYPVDAQRVVLLGFSQGAVMSLATASTDPRRLAGVVALSGYLPESVECAEGGSLDDLPIFIGHGNADPLIPATEGHHARNILIAKGADVTYREYSVAHRIAPAELDDIREWLGDRLGAAPPR, via the coding sequence ATGACGGTGCCCGATCGTTGGGATCCTATTCCGGCTCCCCTGGAGCACCTCATCGCCCCGCCGCGGACGGATTCCGAATCCTACGCACTGCTCGTGCTCCTACACGGTCGCGGGGCCGATGCGCACGATCTGCTGCCACTGGCCAACGAACTCGGTAGCGCCGACCTGCTCGTGGTGTCCCCCCAAGCGCCCTACGCGCTCCCCGGTCCGTTCGGCATGGGCTATGCCTGGTATGACATGCACGACATCGGCGACCCAGATCCCTTGACCTTCGAGCCGAGCCTGATCCGGCTGCGAGAATTCCTGGACGCGGTTGTCGCGGGCTATCCGGTCGATGCGCAACGCGTCGTTCTGCTTGGTTTCAGCCAGGGCGCGGTGATGTCGCTGGCCACGGCGTCCACCGATCCCAGGCGATTGGCCGGCGTCGTCGCGTTGAGCGGGTATCTGCCCGAGTCGGTGGAGTGCGCCGAAGGCGGAAGCCTCGACGACCTGCCCATCTTCATCGGACACGGCAATGCCGACCCACTCATCCCCGCGACCGAAGGCCACCACGCCCGCAACATCCTGATCGCCAAAGGCGCCGACGTGACCTACCGCGAATACTCAGTCGCCCACCGCATCGCTCCCGCGGAGCTGGACGACATTCGTGAGTGGCTCGGCGACCGACTTGGCGCGGCGCCGCCCCGGTAG
- the aspS gene encoding aspartate--tRNA ligase, whose product MRATWPQRTHTCGELRLAHASQAVTLNGWVHRRRDQGGLIFIDLRDRYGITQIVINRDEAPEAHAAASRARSEFVLSVSGSVRSRPQGTANPDLNTGDVELGVQAVTVLAESKAPPFEITAETNVDESVRLRHRYLDLRRRGLRELIELRHKVVREMREYLWARDFLELETPTLVRSTPEGSRDFVVPSRLHPGNFYALPQSPQQMKQLIMVAGLDRYFQLARCYRDEDLRADRVFEHTQLDIEMAFVEREDLLELIESLYLHIVGKLSSQDLAEVPFPRISHAEAIRRFGTDKPDVRFGLELVDVAPDVSSRGFRAFDDAIADGGQVKAVVAPGIAGYSRREVSALQDIVQEAGAAGMATIALNDDGSIRSPLARFFGEDALRAAARNAGANQGDLVCIVAGSAPVVAEALGALRLHLGRALELIQPNQLAFVWIIDFPLFEIDEESGGFTFSHNPFCSPADDSFGLLYTDPGRALSKQYDLICNGHEIGGGSIRAHRAKDLRRIYQVMGYSDAEIDDSIGHMLDAFTYGAPPHGGIAMGVDRLAMLLGGTENLRDVTVFPKNQAGFDLMLGAPGPLEPEQLDELHLMVRDEQEESPAD is encoded by the coding sequence CTGCGCGCCACGTGGCCCCAGCGCACGCATACGTGTGGCGAATTGCGACTCGCACACGCCAGCCAAGCCGTCACGCTCAACGGCTGGGTGCACCGCCGACGCGACCAGGGCGGGCTGATCTTCATCGACCTGCGCGACCGCTACGGCATCACGCAGATCGTGATCAACCGCGACGAAGCGCCGGAAGCCCACGCGGCCGCCAGCCGCGCACGATCCGAATTTGTGCTTAGCGTGTCCGGATCGGTTCGGTCGCGGCCGCAAGGCACCGCCAATCCCGACCTGAACACCGGCGATGTCGAGCTGGGCGTGCAGGCCGTGACGGTGCTGGCGGAGTCCAAGGCGCCGCCGTTCGAGATCACGGCCGAGACGAATGTGGACGAAAGCGTCCGCCTGCGCCACCGGTATTTGGACCTGCGCCGCCGGGGTCTGCGCGAACTCATCGAGCTGCGCCACAAAGTCGTGCGCGAGATGCGGGAGTATCTGTGGGCGCGCGATTTCCTGGAGCTGGAGACGCCGACGCTCGTCCGCAGCACGCCCGAGGGATCGCGCGACTTCGTCGTGCCCAGCCGGCTGCATCCAGGGAACTTCTACGCCCTGCCGCAGTCGCCCCAGCAGATGAAGCAGCTGATCATGGTGGCCGGACTGGACCGCTACTTCCAGTTGGCGCGCTGCTACCGGGACGAGGACCTGCGGGCGGACCGCGTATTCGAGCACACCCAGCTCGATATCGAGATGGCCTTCGTGGAGCGCGAGGACCTGCTGGAACTCATTGAGTCGCTCTACCTCCACATCGTCGGCAAGCTGTCGTCACAGGACCTTGCCGAGGTTCCATTCCCGCGAATCAGTCACGCGGAAGCCATCCGCCGGTTCGGCACCGACAAGCCGGACGTGCGCTTCGGCCTCGAGCTCGTGGACGTGGCTCCGGATGTGTCCAGTCGTGGATTCCGCGCGTTCGACGACGCCATCGCCGACGGTGGACAGGTGAAGGCCGTGGTGGCGCCCGGCATCGCCGGCTACTCGCGGCGCGAGGTGAGCGCGTTGCAGGACATCGTGCAAGAGGCCGGGGCGGCCGGCATGGCGACCATCGCATTGAACGACGACGGCTCCATTCGCTCGCCGCTCGCTCGGTTTTTCGGCGAGGACGCGCTCCGCGCGGCCGCGCGAAACGCCGGAGCGAACCAGGGAGATCTCGTCTGTATCGTCGCCGGGTCAGCCCCGGTTGTGGCCGAAGCGCTCGGGGCCCTGCGCCTGCACTTGGGCCGTGCCCTGGAATTGATTCAGCCGAATCAGCTGGCCTTCGTGTGGATCATCGACTTTCCGCTCTTCGAGATCGACGAGGAATCGGGGGGCTTCACGTTCAGCCATAACCCGTTTTGCTCTCCGGCCGACGACTCGTTCGGGCTTCTCTACACGGACCCGGGACGCGCCTTGTCCAAGCAATACGACTTGATTTGCAACGGGCACGAGATCGGCGGCGGCAGCATCCGCGCCCATCGCGCCAAGGACCTGCGGCGCATCTACCAGGTGATGGGCTACAGCGACGCGGAGATTGACGACAGCATCGGCCACATGTTGGACGCGTTTACCTACGGCGCGCCGCCGCACGGCGGCATTGCGATGGGTGTGGATCGGCTGGCGATGCTCCTTGGAGGCACCGAGAACCTGCGCGACGTCACCGTGTTTCCCAAGAACCAGGCCGGATTCGACCTCATGCTCGGAGCGCCCGGGCCGCTGGAGCCTGAGCAGTTGGACGAGCTGCATCTGATGGTGCGCGACGAGCAGGAAGAGTCCCCGGCGGACTAA
- the infC gene encoding translation initiation factor IF-3, whose translation MSLRAPHNRFAEPRTRPKGPRVNDEIRIREVRLIDEDGQQIGIVPTEQALAVARGRGLDLVEVSPDAHPPVTKILDYGKFKYHQTRKQGEGKKRQKAGTVKEVRFRPATREHDLEFLIRRLERFLKDGNKVKATVRFRARERIHPEFGVRILERVKQTLADCGVVERDIMPEQDGRVLSVIMAPSGRA comes from the coding sequence TTGTCTCTGCGAGCCCCCCACAATCGATTTGCGGAACCGCGGACCCGACCCAAGGGCCCCCGGGTCAACGATGAAATCCGGATCCGCGAAGTTCGCTTGATTGACGAAGACGGTCAGCAGATCGGAATAGTTCCGACAGAGCAGGCCCTGGCAGTGGCGCGCGGGCGTGGACTCGACTTGGTGGAAGTTTCGCCGGACGCCCATCCGCCGGTCACGAAGATCCTTGACTACGGCAAATTCAAATACCACCAAACACGCAAGCAGGGAGAAGGCAAGAAACGCCAAAAGGCCGGCACGGTCAAGGAAGTTCGATTTCGTCCGGCCACGCGTGAGCACGACCTCGAGTTCCTCATCCGCCGGCTGGAACGCTTCCTTAAGGATGGCAATAAGGTGAAGGCCACGGTTCGGTTTCGGGCTCGCGAACGAATCCATCCCGAGTTCGGGGTCCGCATTCTCGAGCGCGTCAAGCAGACGCTGGCCGATTGCGGGGTGGTCGAGCGGGACATCATGCCCGAGCAGGACGGCCGGGTGCTCAGCGTGATCATGGCGCCGAGCGGGCGAGCCTAG
- a CDS encoding MoxR family ATPase — MDDIGTVAQRVSDSVNQVIVGKRDAVELTVVALLSNGHILIEDVPGVGKTTLAKAMAQSLGLTFSRVQFTPDMLPSDVTGVTIYNQKSQEFEFRAGPVMSQILLADEVNRATPKTQSSLLEAMEERQITVDGVTHTLPSPFLVMATQNPIEYEGTFPLPEAQLDRFFLRVNLGYPDRSDEVEVLGAQQHTHPLTAVRQVADVDTILAAQAAVREVYIDQLVHEYIVDLVRATRDHGEVYLGASPRGSLFLYRGSQALAAMRGRDYVIPDDVKNLAVAVLSHRVIVSPAARIRSVDTRDVVREVLDTLPVPGASAA; from the coding sequence ATGGATGACATCGGCACAGTTGCGCAGCGCGTCTCCGATAGCGTCAATCAGGTCATTGTCGGCAAGCGCGACGCCGTCGAACTTACCGTCGTTGCCCTGCTAAGCAACGGGCACATCCTGATCGAGGATGTGCCGGGAGTCGGGAAGACCACGCTGGCCAAGGCCATGGCCCAGTCGCTTGGCCTCACGTTCAGCCGCGTGCAGTTCACGCCGGACATGCTGCCCAGCGACGTGACCGGCGTGACGATCTACAACCAGAAGTCGCAGGAGTTCGAATTCCGCGCCGGCCCGGTGATGTCACAGATCCTGCTGGCGGATGAGGTGAATCGCGCCACGCCGAAAACGCAATCATCGCTGCTGGAGGCCATGGAAGAACGCCAAATCACCGTGGACGGCGTGACTCACACCCTGCCCAGCCCGTTCCTGGTCATGGCCACGCAAAACCCCATCGAGTACGAGGGCACCTTCCCGCTGCCGGAGGCCCAGCTCGACCGCTTCTTTCTGCGCGTGAATTTGGGCTACCCGGATCGATCGGACGAGGTTGAAGTCCTCGGCGCCCAGCAGCACACCCACCCGCTGACCGCCGTGCGGCAAGTGGCCGACGTCGACACGATCCTGGCTGCGCAAGCGGCCGTGCGGGAGGTCTACATCGATCAACTGGTGCACGAGTACATCGTCGATCTCGTGCGGGCCACCCGCGACCATGGCGAGGTCTACCTGGGAGCCAGTCCGCGCGGCAGCCTGTTTCTCTACCGCGGCAGCCAGGCGCTGGCGGCGATGCGCGGCCGGGACTACGTGATTCCCGACGACGTGAAGAACCTGGCCGTGGCGGTGCTGTCCCACCGGGTGATCGTGAGCCCGGCCGCCCGCATCCGCAGCGTCGACACCCGCGACGTGGTGCGGGAGGTGCTGGATACACTGCCAGTCCCGGGAGCCAGCGCCGCCTGA
- a CDS encoding methylated-DNA--[protein]-cysteine S-methyltransferase, whose translation MTDGFLEFALAVRTIDGWGWCGVAASEVGLVGATLAHSREAACVTALQRTSSAARTRSRGAQRSRRRRAEHDQWPVAGRAAYQTAGQALEELWEYLTSGRQRLDVALDHRAGTDFQRRTWDAIRNVPFGETRSYAWLARAVGSPHATRAIGRAVGSSPNLIFVPCHRIVGSRGLGGYVRGTDVKQKLLDHEAAWPRMQPMLGA comes from the coding sequence ATGACCGACGGTTTCCTCGAGTTCGCCCTCGCCGTCAGGACCATCGATGGCTGGGGATGGTGCGGCGTCGCGGCCAGCGAGGTTGGGCTGGTGGGCGCGACGTTGGCACACAGCCGCGAAGCGGCTTGCGTCACCGCCCTGCAGCGGACGTCAAGCGCCGCGCGCACCCGGTCACGCGGGGCGCAGCGCTCGCGCCGCCGGCGCGCCGAGCATGACCAGTGGCCGGTCGCCGGACGCGCCGCCTACCAGACCGCGGGCCAAGCGCTCGAAGAGCTGTGGGAGTACCTCACGTCCGGGCGCCAGCGTCTGGACGTTGCCCTCGACCACCGCGCAGGCACCGACTTTCAGCGCCGCACCTGGGACGCGATCCGCAACGTGCCCTTCGGCGAAACCCGCAGCTATGCCTGGCTGGCCCGAGCGGTCGGCAGTCCCCATGCCACCCGGGCCATCGGCCGAGCCGTCGGCTCGAGCCCAAACCTCATCTTCGTCCCCTGCCACCGCATTGTCGGCTCACGCGGTCTGGGCGGCTATGTCCGCGGCACCGACGTGAAGCAGAAGCTGCTCGATCACGAAGCGGCCTGGCCGCGCATGCAGCCAATGCTCGGCGCGTAG
- the nadC gene encoding carboxylating nicotinate-nucleotide diphosphorylase — MPPPELSAETVQATVRRALAEDIGTGDVTTNAVVDAHGAVKAPIVFRELGIVAGLDVAREVFAQLDDAAEVEAVAADGTRIAAGETAAVVRARTQAMLTGERVALNFLQRLSGVATLTRAFVDAVQGTGVRILDTRKTTPTLRALEKYAVRVGGGANHRAGLYDAILIKDNHIAAAGDVARAIARARRGAPAGMAIQVEVETCDEAAAAVSAGAHALLFDNMPVAEVERAVGRVAGDVRLEVTGGVTLSNVREYAETGVHDISVGALTHSARAIDIGLDF, encoded by the coding sequence ATGCCGCCGCCTGAATTGTCAGCCGAAACGGTTCAAGCGACCGTTCGCCGCGCGTTGGCCGAGGACATCGGCACGGGTGACGTGACGACCAACGCCGTGGTCGATGCGCATGGCGCCGTGAAGGCGCCAATCGTGTTCCGCGAACTCGGCATCGTGGCGGGATTGGACGTGGCGCGCGAGGTATTTGCTCAGCTGGACGACGCGGCCGAGGTGGAGGCCGTGGCGGCCGACGGGACGCGGATCGCGGCCGGCGAAACTGCGGCCGTGGTGCGCGCTCGAACCCAGGCCATGCTCACGGGCGAGCGCGTCGCGCTCAACTTCCTGCAACGCCTCAGCGGCGTCGCCACCCTGACGCGGGCCTTTGTGGATGCCGTGCAAGGGACCGGGGTGCGCATCCTCGATACGCGAAAGACCACCCCGACGCTGCGGGCCTTGGAGAAATACGCCGTACGCGTGGGCGGCGGCGCCAATCATCGCGCCGGGCTCTACGACGCGATCTTGATCAAGGACAACCACATTGCGGCCGCGGGAGATGTGGCCCGGGCCATCGCGCGCGCTCGGCGTGGAGCTCCGGCCGGCATGGCGATCCAGGTCGAGGTCGAAACTTGCGACGAGGCGGCGGCGGCCGTTTCCGCGGGCGCGCATGCCCTGCTGTTCGACAACATGCCGGTGGCCGAGGTTGAGCGCGCCGTGGGGCGTGTGGCCGGCGACGTGCGCTTGGAGGTCACGGGCGGGGTGACCCTGTCGAACGTGCGGGAATATGCCGAGACTGGCGTCCACGACATCTCGGTCGGAGCGCTCACGCACTCGGCCCGCGCCATCGATATCGGGCTGGACTTCTAG